The Hyphomicrobium sp. MC1 genome window below encodes:
- the dnaG gene encoding DNA primase yields the protein MRFSPNFLDEIRSRLSVSQVVGRKVALKKAGREFRGLSPFKAEKSPSFFVNDQKGFYHCFASGEHGDIFTFVMRTEGLEFPEAVERLAAEAGVPMPKQPERNIEQEDQRERLYRLLDASAEFFETSLRAGPGGEARRYLEKRGLAAETIQSFRLGFAPNSRTALSAFLKGKGFSPADMATAGMLIAGADIPEPYDRFRNRVMFPILDLKGRVIAFGGRALDKDAQAKYLNSPETPLFHKGHILFNAARARSAGHDKNRVIVVEGYMDVVTLSEAGFGESVAPLGTALTEDQLKLLWRIAPEPILCFDGDSAGQKAANRAVEVALPWVKPGHSVAFAFLPNGLDPDDLIRQQGASAMSEVLEKTRPLIDVLWERELNAQPTTTPEQRAALEARLGALTNSIQDAAVRNHYARELRDRLYQLGRQRSPMRGGAASAGRFDGGKGQGSYARPVAAPDWRQRDRTRLGGASSERRFASRRDVVNALPLASPELTSHFQSISPREALIMKTLLNHPWLIDEYSEAIAAIEFAAPALSVLRDEILGVHARQNSLDSATLRTQLSKSGVAKVVDLVAQTITHASDRFAEPDASAADVEAAWHHILALHQRQAALGVALKAAEEAWYRDCTEEAEMRLLDIKRQIAREAAMDQMDEEFEQPDDDASEVKRAG from the coding sequence ATGCGCTTCAGTCCAAACTTTCTGGATGAGATCCGGTCCCGGCTGTCGGTCAGCCAGGTGGTCGGCCGGAAAGTTGCGCTGAAGAAGGCGGGCCGGGAATTCCGCGGGCTGTCGCCATTCAAGGCTGAGAAAAGCCCGTCATTCTTCGTCAACGACCAGAAGGGTTTCTATCACTGCTTCGCGTCGGGCGAGCATGGCGACATCTTCACCTTCGTGATGAGGACGGAGGGGCTGGAATTTCCCGAAGCGGTTGAGCGCCTCGCGGCGGAAGCGGGCGTGCCGATGCCGAAGCAGCCCGAGCGTAACATCGAGCAGGAAGACCAGCGCGAACGCCTTTACCGGCTGCTCGACGCATCAGCGGAATTCTTCGAGACTTCGCTGCGTGCGGGTCCCGGCGGCGAAGCGCGCCGCTATCTCGAAAAGCGCGGACTGGCTGCCGAGACGATCCAAAGCTTCCGGCTTGGCTTCGCTCCAAATTCGCGGACGGCGCTGAGTGCGTTTCTCAAAGGCAAAGGCTTTTCCCCCGCCGACATGGCGACGGCGGGAATGTTGATCGCCGGGGCCGATATTCCTGAGCCTTATGACCGGTTCCGCAACCGCGTCATGTTCCCGATCCTCGATCTCAAAGGGCGCGTCATCGCGTTCGGCGGCCGCGCGCTCGATAAGGACGCCCAGGCCAAGTACCTTAATTCGCCCGAGACGCCCCTCTTTCATAAAGGGCACATTCTGTTCAACGCCGCCCGCGCCCGGTCGGCAGGGCACGACAAGAACCGTGTCATCGTCGTTGAAGGCTATATGGACGTCGTGACGCTTAGCGAGGCCGGTTTCGGCGAAAGCGTTGCACCGCTTGGAACGGCGCTGACGGAAGATCAGTTGAAGCTTCTGTGGCGTATAGCACCAGAACCGATCCTTTGCTTCGACGGCGACAGCGCCGGACAGAAGGCGGCTAACCGTGCCGTTGAGGTCGCCCTGCCCTGGGTCAAGCCGGGTCACAGCGTGGCTTTTGCCTTTCTACCGAATGGCCTCGACCCGGACGATCTGATCCGCCAGCAGGGCGCGTCCGCGATGTCGGAGGTCCTGGAAAAAACACGACCGCTGATCGACGTGCTGTGGGAGCGGGAGCTTAACGCCCAGCCGACGACCACGCCCGAGCAACGGGCGGCTTTGGAAGCCCGGCTTGGAGCACTGACCAACTCCATCCAGGATGCGGCAGTCCGCAACCATTACGCGCGGGAGCTTCGCGACAGGTTGTATCAGCTTGGGCGTCAGCGCTCGCCCATGCGCGGCGGTGCGGCTTCGGCGGGACGCTTTGACGGTGGCAAGGGCCAAGGGTCCTATGCGCGGCCTGTGGCGGCGCCCGACTGGCGCCAGCGCGACCGCACCCGGCTCGGGGGTGCATCCAGCGAGCGGCGCTTTGCAAGCCGGCGTGACGTGGTAAATGCCCTGCCCCTTGCCAGCCCGGAACTCACTAGCCATTTTCAGAGCATATCTCCGCGCGAAGCTCTGATCATGAAAACCCTTCTTAACCATCCGTGGTTGATTGATGAGTATTCCGAGGCGATTGCGGCGATCGAGTTTGCCGCGCCAGCGCTTTCGGTGCTTCGCGACGAAATTTTAGGGGTTCATGCACGCCAAAATTCACTTGACAGCGCAACTTTACGCACCCAATTGAGCAAATCGGGGGTTGCAAAGGTGGTGGACCTCGTCGCGCAAACGATTACGCACGCCAGCGACCGTTTTGCCGAGCCCGATGCCTCCGCCGCCGATGTCGAAGCCGCCTGGCACCATATTCTGGCGTTGCATCAGCGACAGGCTGCGCTCGGCGTTGCGCTGAAAGCAGCTGAGGAGGCTTGGTATCGGGATTGCACAGAAGAGGCCGAGATGCGCCTTCTCGACATCAAACGCCAGATCGCCCGCGAGGCGGCGATGGATCAAATGGACGAAGAGTTCGAGCAACCCGACGACGACGCTTCTGAGGTAAAGCGCGCTGGATAG